The nucleotide window CCCTGTCGCGATTCCTTCCTTTTTTTTGGTCTGATTCTGGTGCCAGCTCGAGATGGAGAGCAGTTTTGTAAGCGAGGCCTTCGTTGCGGCTCCATTGATGTAACTAGGGTTTGGTTTGATCGGTGTTATCCGTTCAGTGCTATTTTAGTTTAGCAGGTTTCTCGCGCTGTCGTATATTGTGAATTTTGTGTTGTTTGGGCAATAAACGTGTACATATTTCCATCTGTTTTAGTGTGCActgttagttaaaaaaaaacgTTTACGATTAACCAGACTGCAAGCAGTTATTCTGTCCAGTTCGTGTCTTACAATAGATAATTATATTTGCTGATATGCTGATCGTATGCATGCTTGGGTATAAATAGAGGTTTCTATATCAAGGGAAATGGTTATGGACTTATGGTCATCTGTTTAATAGAGGGTTCACGACCTAGAGGGTCTGATTGGTTGCTCGCATTGTGGTAGCCAGCATAAGAGTCTAGTATTAGATATCCAATCTAGCATAGTCCTATGCTTTCAAGCAGTGTTTGGTTGTCTTGCGTTTCTACTTTGCACAGCATAAAACTCTGTTTGGTTACCCGCATTAGATGTTGGAATGCATAATCGTCTGTGTTTGGTTGGTTGCATAACATGTATATGGCCATCCATGCTTGTGATATCAGTTTCACCATTTCACGACCGTTCCGTCTCCTAGCTCCCCCTCTCGTAGTCTCTCGATCACCGAATCTCTCTGACTCTACATCTGAGCCTCCAATTCACGAATCACCCCTAGATGGGTGTTCTCCTACGCTACATTAGAGAGCCTTGGACCGACTCGAGCTAGCTACTAGTACTAACTAGCCTAGCGACGCCACTTTCGTGCTGCGTGCTGCTCGTGTGTGGTGGCCTGTGTGTGGTGGCTGCGTGCTGCTCCATGTGCTTCCGTGCGGCAGGGGCGGCGACGGCGTGCTCCTCGGCGGCCCGTGCAGTGACGACGTCATGGTGGCAGCGTGCTCCACGTGCTCCCGTGTGGCGGGGGCGATGACGGCGTGCTCCTGTGCAGCGGCGATTGCTGCTGCTCATCCTCGGCAGCCCGCGTGGCGACGGCGTGCTCCCATACGGCGGTGGCATGCTCTTCAGCAGCCCGTTGGCGAAGGCGGCGTGCAGGTCAGTCGCTGGCACGAGCTACGGAGAGAAGGGGCGTGGGggctgttagtcgctgaattcgtactcttggtagtagcagaagtcttactctcatcgagagaggatgacactaggagttgggtcaatttttctagtttatttctcacacaaaatgCCATGCCagcctgaggggttggggatacatatttataagcTGCTAGCcggccaagcatatgccaagatactAAAACAGATGCTGCCTAGATACTAAtatgttgtcctagatgctaaggtgctgtcctagatgctaaggtgTTGTCCTAGTCAGTCAAAGATGCTGTCCTTGATGCTGTCCTTGAGCAGCAATACCACCATGCAGCCAATGCAGCCACAAGGatgctgcagccccacaaagatcagccaacacagagacttatcGCATCAGGGGCACTGCACAGCGAGTACAGGCGCTTGCACAGCGGCTGCAAGGAATGGAATGTGGCCTGCAGAGCGGGTACTGGGGCTACCTGCATAGCTGGATACGTCAATTTTGAGCATATAGCGGGATGCAGTTTCAGCTTGCTTTGAGGAGAGTGCTATGCTGCATAAAGTCTTGTACAGATAAGCAAACAAAGCCAATTTGTATTATGGTGGGAGCCTGGATAAGGAGTTGTGCAAGCAACCAAACAGACCCAGAGTGTTTTGAATAAAGCTTGAGCCAATTGATGCACACCAATTTGTCTGTCTCACTGAAATTAGTGGTAACGTTTCTTGATGAATGACTACATATTATAATACTATTGAGTAACCTGGTAACTGTTTTGCAAGTTAGCAACAGGTGCTTGTCAACCTTTATACCTTAATTTCGTAATAGGAACAAAAAACCAGTGTTGTTTGACTGATTCAGTTTGTACTAATTGAGTATAAAGAGACAAAGGAACCGACTAGTAGTGCAACCACTAGAACAATAGTTTGTTGTTAGAATGTAAAAAATGAGTATTAACTTTGTATGAGTTGTCACATTTTTATTTGTAGATTGTTTGTCTGAGGCATTGAACTCATGCAATGCTGTGCAAGGTCTTCCTACCAATGTTAAATCACATCTTCTGTCTCTCACTCCGAGGATCATTATCTATCCTATTAACAACAAAATGTCTTGTGTATTAATGCAAGCTTCTAACTAGCATGTAGAGAACTCCTCGTCTGACATAAAGTAGAAGACTTTACCAACATCTCATACTGCCATGAGTTGATTTTGTTCCATGATTACATGCTAACCTTACAGATATTTTTTGGGTGCTTGTGAGAAGGAATTGAAATTGATATCCTGTTTTTACTGGCGCGTTTCTTAGCAGCACTATAGTTCTTTTTCTATATACTGTGTTGGCAACTTCAAGCTTTATTGTTCCTTGTTCATGAATTGTATTGTTCCTTGTTCATGAATTGTAAGTTATATGGTATTTGTCAAATTAGCAAGATTCAGTTCACTTCGCTTATGTCAATCTTATGTGACAACTATTATTGAATTTATAAGATGCGAATTATTTTTCACAAAGCTGCATTCTATATATACTCCTTTTGGTGTCCTTTGTTTCTGTTCCACTATGAATCTACCTTTTTGTGCAACTTAGTGCCAGTCATTCTTCTTTTGGGCTTCCTATGATGTTTCATTTCAAATTAGCTCATGATGGATTTTTATAATTTTAGGGACTGTTAAATTTGTTCGTATATTACTTTATTTAGCATGACTTCTCTGTTTATTTTTATATCGATTCTTTGTGTATTTATTATGCTGTACATATTTTGTAGGTGAACGTTCCAAAAACCAAGAAGACCTACTGTAAGAACAAGGAATGCAGGAAGCACACCCTGCACAAGGTTACCCAGTACAAGAAAGGTAAGGATAGCCTTTCAGCTCAAGGGAAGCGCCGTTATGACCGCAAACAGTCTGGATATGGTGGTCAGACAAAGCCTGTTTTCCACAAGAAGGTTCAACACAACTTCCCTACTGTTTGAATTACCAATTACATATTGAACGCTGCTTTCAGAGTTCTTAATGTGGCTTCTTCATTTACTTGCTTCCTAACATCAACTCTTCGGTCTTTTTCAGGCAAAAACAACAAAGAAGATTGTGCTGAAGCTGCAGTGCCAGAGTTGCAAGCACTACTCTCAACACGCGATCAAGGTCCTTACCACCATGCTTTGTTATTTTGTGTCCTCGTCTGTATTTTATTCTGGCGAAGTATGTGAAGCTAACTTTGTCCTCTAACTTCAGAGGTGCAAGCACTTTGAGATCGGTGGCGACAAGAAGGGCAAAGGAACCTCTCTTTTCTAGGCTGATCATAAACTTGCTCAGGGCCTCAAGTATCTGTCAGAATTTACCATTAGAAACACCTTGTGCATCTGCTCTTTTATCATATCTTTTTTGGTACGATGTAGTTTGTATGAAACCAAGATATTATTTTGTGTTATTATTATATTTTGTGGCAAGGCTCTCCCTCGCCATTTGGTTGAGTACTCATACTCATCAAATTGTCAAGATGATCGTTTGGTTGACTGTAAACATATAGTCCTGGACTTTGTGGGCAAACAATAGTTCAATTTACTGAATCCATCGCGAGACTGGTATTTGTTTGAAATATAATGGTGGAATGATGTCGTTGGGGACATAGTGAGTTTGTTCGGCAGTCGTACAATGGTGCACATTTTCATCTACTCACAATCAAATAAACTCCTGCGATTAATTTCCATTGTTTTCAATGTGTCCACCGTGGACCCAAAAGGGTTACTATAGCAATAAAGCCCAGTCATGGTCCACCACCTGCTAAATTAGTCCTTAGCATTTGTCAGGTCCAAATAAGTTCAAGTCGGGATGCGTCGATCACGTATTTTTGGGCCGAGTCGGGCCTGGATGGGCAatagtatgaaaatatattcaaataAATACAGCGGATTTACAAAGCCATGTTCCTTTCGCTGAAAAGCAAAAGTATTTCACTAATttattgtaaaagaaaaatactatttcttcGTTGAAAAAATACGACTAATAAGTCAGTCCAGGTCCGTCTACACTAAGTGCCCCCTGTCCCCTGTTTTCTCCGTTTCAAGATCCACAGTCTTGCCATTTCATAGTTTCTGACTTTCGAGATTTTTGTGTTCGTGTAGGCAGTACTTGTGAGATTAGCGGGTAGGGTAATGGTTAACCTCTTATTTGATAGTTGAAGCATatgatattcagcctgttcggttggctggttcgtgaagaagtactgctggctggtttgtgtgaaagaaaaataatgttccgactgaaaatttacgatcgtttataacaaaccatagccaaacgaacaggctgattccTTTTGTGGCATCTAGCAGGGAGGATCTCATCCGCACATCGGCACGTGATTGTAGGTTGTGAATTTAATGCAATTGCCAGCATGAATAGTGATGAGTGTTTGCTATTTAGAACAATAATAATTCGCTTGCTAGACTCAAGTGTTGCTAGCGCTTTTCCTCTATTGAGATGTTAAGAGTAAAAATATTGAAAAGCCCCTCATATTGTCTCTGACAACTGCAACCTAAAATACAAGTCAAATTCGTCTTTTGgttagcgctacaggcaaagaatttaatacctatttttggtcttctccaacaacaagacccaaaagacaactctttctgcaaatgagtcttcaggagagaggatactcagatttgggttatgcctctcctgACATCTAAAATGAGTCTtctatataggtactctgttggaggttaTAGGTATTATGTTGGAGACCCATTTTAGGTTTAGGTTTAGGTTCCGCAATGGGGTCTTCTATTGGACACAGCCTCATGAATGGAACTACAATTTAACCCCACAAAATGCAATAGCTCCTTGAATAGAAGCACCTGCCACATCGGCTTAAATTTTCATAGGTTTGCCTGGTGATTATGACATATTTCTTGTGTAGATTAGTATCTTGTTTGCTCCCCTAAATCTGAACCTTGTTttgtgaatgtttcatggtaagTGATCAATGCCGTCGAGGCTGTCAACGCGAGCTGGATCTCGTTTTCCCGCAGCAGCAGCCTCCCCTCCGCTGCTGGCCCCTTGCAGGTTCATACTTGCCTTTCTTCTCGGCACATACCGCGTTTTATCCTCTTCCGGAGACAAACCTGTGGTCTTTAAGTAGATAGTAACAATTTGTGTATTTAATGGCTCTCTTTTGATGATTGATAATTGTGTTCCAGTCCCTGTTGCTCGTGTTCAAAGAGGCCGCCTACATAGAGCCTCATATACCGTGCTTCCTAAGGACGCGGACCTAGAAGGTATGTTTTTGGGCACGTTTTACCTTTTCAATAAGATGAAAACAAAGATAGCTGCACATGGTGTCCTCATATATGAAATTGGGAAAGTATAAACTACTACTATTTGATTGTGAATTTTTTCAGATTAGTCTGCTGGAGTCATAGGATGAATCAGTTAACTATTTGTCACCCACGTTTATGTAATAACAGGAAAATATTTATGTCTTCTACCACACACCAGTAATAGTATTATGCAATAAAACTATTGATCCTACCTAATTGGGGGGTACAATCCTACGGAAACTCATAGTGATACGGAGCCTACGGAAACTCATAGTGATATGGAGATTTTCTTTGCACTGCTTTCAGGTACATCCCTTAAATCATGTGTCAGGTTGTTGTTCTGAGGTACTAAACCAGAGGTGGATGAGGGATTGGAGCCAGGTGTTCAGTTTGCTTCCTTTCTTGGCTTCATTTAGGTTCACATGCATTCTAGTTGTACAGCAAAGCCAGGCAAGAAACTTGCCTCCCAGCTAGCAGTAACGTGGATGCCATGCTCTTCTGGTTGTACAGAGGTTGCCTACGACCTCTGCATTTAAAGAAGGTAAAGTGTTTTTATCATATCTCCTATCCATACTTTTCGCCTTTTGTTCTGTTGCCACCTCCACAGTTATTTGCCAACATCGTTGCGGATTCTAAAAGTATACTTGCCTAGCTTTTAATGTAAACAACTAATTAATTATGTGTGGTTGTTTTAGCTCAGCCCATACTTTGGTTTAGATATACCTCAGCTAAACATAGCAAGTTGGTGCATTGTTAGGCAATTGAGACCTTCGTAGAACCCATTATGGCTTCTAATGCTGTCGCTCTTGGTAGACCTTGGCATTAGTCCTATATCTTTTTGCACATCTTCTCTCCTTCGTGCTGGTTGTAATTTCATTATCCCTATCTTTCATTTTATGCTCTGCTTCATCTGTATAGTTTCATGCTCTAGATTATGGAGAATCGGGCTCCATTCGTTCTTAGACGCCATATAGGCTGCTGTTTTTTCAGTCCACATGACTGACAGCGTTGTACTAAATCAAAATTGTTGCCGCCACAAATTCAGGTAAAACAATGTCTCCAAGCATGCAACAATTTTTATTTTGTAGCCAACTGAAAAAATATTGTAACAATTGCATGATTTTGTAGCTTGAAAAAACGTCACATCACGGTTTCTTATCACCAGTATTAAAAAAAAAATGTTACCGTTCCCAAACAAATATATCATGATTAGTAGGCTTCGTATCTTCCTTCACTGTACTACACTCTTGTGCTAATTTCATATTATATGTGCACAGTTACCTAAACAATACTAAAACATGATATAATATAATGGTTAGAACAATAAGTCACCTGAATGGCTTATTTCTTTTGGTAACCTTATTTCTCTTTTTAAATTTTCAAGCTAGATTGCGATATTTCCTTCCTGTTGGTTCCCTTCTTGGCAAAGAAGTTATTATTGGATGGTGTATTTAGCTTTCACCTGATAGCTATTGATTGCTTCAGCACTTACCTCCTTTACAGTTCTTGTTACTAATTGGTACTTTTCAAAGTAATGTACCAAAAGACAAATGGTACATCACCTCACCAGATTCCATTATAGCACCATAAAAAAATATCTCTATATTTTTTTTGGAGTACCACTAAGCTAATATCGGTTACTGTGCCGTTTGCCTGTATATAAGTTGCAGCAACAATGCAGTGGCTCATGGTGTCTTTTGCTTTCTAATAATAGCATCTAAAAAGCGATCAGCTTAGCGATGTATTTTGGAGTACCACTAAGCTAATATCAGTTGCTGTGGCGTTTGCCTGTATATAAGTTGCAGCAACAATGCAGTGGTTCATGGTGTCTTTTGCTTTCTAATAATAGCATCTAAAAAGCGATCAGCTTAGCGATGTATTTTGGAGTACCACTAAGCTAATATCAGTTGCTGTGGCGTTTGCCTGTATATAAGTTGCAGCAACAATGCAGTGGCTCATGGTGTCTTTTGCTTTCTAATAATAACTTCTAAAAAACGATCAGCTTAGCGATGTAGGCTTCTACCTTACTGCCTAAGGTTCCTTTTAGCAAAGCGATCACCTTATCAACTTAAGCCTGCATCTTACTGCCTGTATTTTATAGGGAAAAAAGTGCTTCTTCATACGGCTAATCTGGCTGGGCAGCATTAGATACAACCAAAAATAGATGTTCGACTCAATAAAGTCAATAAAGATCCATGGTGAGTCCTTGCTATAGGCTCCTGTTGTTTGCAGTGATTGTGTGTTGACAGAAGTTGAGTCATTATCAAGGTACACTTTGTGAAGTTATACTGTTTCCAGTCTTTCACTGCGCTGACATTTATATTGTCTTTTGTTGTTCAAAATGTAAACTTTCGTATCTTCTTTACGACACTTTTATTCATAACAGCGGTATGTCATGCCTCTCTGTTTGCCTCATACAGTCTAATTGTCGTAGGTAAGCTCCCAGAATTTAGGAGACGACTTCTCTGGCTTGCAGAAAATCTGCCAGTTGATGTTGATGCTCATATTAGTCTTTTTGAGGTAATGCGACCGGGCCCTGCCGGTGGCTGGCCACCGGCGTCGCTGCTCCCGCCCCCAGGCGCTGCCTCCTCCCTCTGGTCCGCGTGTTCTCCGGTGCTACAGAAACCCTAGCTACCCCTATACCTTCCTTCTAAGGATGCTGTGTCTAAAGGTATGTTTTTCCCCACGCTTCACCTTTTAAGTAAAATGAAAACAACAGCAGCTGCAGATGGTGTCCTTAAATATGAAAGCATATGTTACTCCTTTTTTACTGTGAACTTCCTGTGGTTACTCTCCACTGAAGTTATATAGGATAAATCTGTTGAATTATTTAGCACCCACCTCATAGCGATCCCAACGCTACTACTGTGTGGGTATCTGTAAATAGTTTCGTCTTTCTGAGGCTGCATGAGCAATATTTATTTTCTGGACTTCATTATGTTGGTGCTGTTGACCTGACTGTGACTGAAGTCCTTCTCAAGCAAACCTGAAATTCTTACCACATAGGCTGCTTCACGCGCGTTTGCTGTAAAGCTGTGATGATTTCATTCTAGCACCACCAACAAAATTAGCTTGGGAATTTTTTTTGGGGGTCATTGTTCATTTTGCTCGGTGCACATCTTCAGTTTGTTGCAACTAAGAAATTAAATTAGcataaatgcaaaaaaaaaaatgaaaaacctGAACGGGTTAATTTGTATTTGCatacccaaaaatgatatcatgttTAACGAAATGGAATTTGGGCCTATAGCTGCAGTTTGGTACCTCTTTTTTCTGGTCTATCTATACACTGATTCTAGCATATCCGTTACATACATGCCTTCTCTTTGTGTTGTCTTATTTATAGTCTTATTTCCTTGCCTCATGTTCACTACAATTTATATGCAGATACAGTTGCCTGGATGTGCTCCAGCAGACCATGCACGCacccaggggcggatccagcggtggggcgggggggctcaagccccccctacccaaaccgaatcagtgcaaattactgtagagtccatatgaatttttaggcaaagttctatggtgtagggggggctgagacttaagatcgagcagcagtgttgttcagtcccccctaaaatattttctggatccgcccctgcacgCACCCTCCGCGTCTTCTCCATGTTTCAAATTTTCAAATATAACTGCATACGCAGGTAATGACAGTCAATTTTAACCCAGCACATCTGCAGGCATCTGTAGAGTATGCATGCTAACATAATTGTTTCACTCAGCAGGTAAAACCGACGAGGCAACCTCCCGTCCTCGAGGTATGACCAATACACATTCCATTTCAATGCTCACCacatcctttcaaaaaaaaatatgtatATATTATACAAAAAATAAGATTACAATTGCTACTAATCTATCATTCATATATCCTTCTACCTTCATTAAACAACATAAAAAGATTTTAAAAAAATGCAGAATACATACACCAAAAGTTCATATATACACAATGCTCACAACATACATGGACTCCTTCCTATTTCCTTGTGCTGATACGGATACACCATTATTAAGCCTAGAATCATAAAACATGTTCATCTCTCTGCAGAAATTTCTACTGATTCCTCAACAACTCGGACGACGATGAACATGGTTGGGAGTCTGATGGTAGTTGGAAGTACTACTGAACGTTCCTACATCTATGTTCAAGTGACCCTGCATGATATTTCTACCAAACACTCCGTAAGGCTTTTGTGTGGGTACCACTACACCATATtaggacatcactgtcggttcaaaaatcCTCTTCACTGCcgaattttgaaccgacagtggcatactggtagtgatgggggttgacatcactaccggttcctaagaaccgacactgatctacaagcaacagtgtcggttcctggcttcactcggcagtgtccagttgaacaacactgctagTTTGTAGACTCAACCGatagtgatggttgcttcaagagtgtcagttcttggctcaagccggtagtgtCAAGCGAGCCTACACTGTCGGCTTGTGTCTCAAGCCGACAGTATTGAGcaagccatcactgtcggtttatggctCAAGCCATCTATGTTGGTTGAGCCATCACTTTCGGCTGTTGGCTCAAAGCAACAGTGTTGTGCCATGAACCGGCAGTGCCCTCTTTACCATCACTACTAGTTTTGTGCTAACCGGTAGTGATATCTTTTTTCGCATTttactattttataatttattttattttatttgtggaatcgggtttcgctttatattcgctacgtagacgatagatccatcaacattgaatattataaatattatggTTACAGTTCAAAGGTACTTATGAAGCTCTTGATCCCTTGAAATAAAAAAATTACAATTGTCTAGCAAGCCGCTTTGGCCCGTACTGCGCCTTATACTTTACGGACTATGCAATGGAGAATGTTCCTTTTTTTGAAGCACTCCGATACGATGAAGGCTGCTAGCTTCGATGACAGTGGTATGACctctatttctaagcctattgtgtttaaatttttttttctcgaaaacacAGGAGAGCTGCGCTTCATTAAATTAAGAAGAGAATAAAGGACAAGAGCCCAAACAACACCttacacaccacacacacacacgcacacaccccAGTTTCTAGGATTATACTCGCGTCGTTGACATAAACACACAAGACGACCACTACTGAGTTAGACACTCTAACTACCGGGGAGGAGAGCAGTCAGGAAAGATAATCCTCGAGCCCCTGCCATAGACCACAAGCGGCGTTCCTTGCCAGCTAAAATCAGAGCACCAGCTAAGCTTAGAGCTGCTCCATCAAAAACACATCCATTGCGATGGTTCCAAATAGTCCATGCTCCAAGTATAATAAACGAATTAAGTCCTTGCCTTATCAGCCCATCAGCGGTGCTGCTGCTAGCTTTCTCCCACCAAGCATGGAAGGACAACTCTGTAGGCTGAGGGGACAGAATCTGAAGACCGACCTGTCTGAGCAGAATTGCGCTGTCATTTAAAAAATCGGTTTCGAAAGGCAGAAATGTTAGAGAAATAAGTAGATCGTTTTGTTGAATTAACAGATATAAATGAAATGAGGATTATATATACCGAAGCATATGTTGCCTTTGATTTTACGCTGAGGTagtgaagcattgcccacattacgtaGAATCTGCATTCATTATTTCATGTCGGCTGGTCTAAGGTCTACAATTGCATTGGTGCAACCTGGAATAGGACCTTCGTCCCACCAACCATTCTTGCTTGGACACTGAGCCACATTATAAAGTGTGAAAAAGGGGCAACATTAGAATATGCTATGTgcaattagaaaataatatgttattaggttcgCTTACACATTAAGCACTTTGACTAGGGGATCGAGTAAAGAAAATGGCTTTTTTTCGAGTCCTACACCTTGATACGATTTCTTTTAATATCGACaacaatgaagacgaaatggttgctgtaaTCATAAAACCCTAGTTAACGAATAATCGTAACTACAAAAAACAAGCATAAAGATAAGAGCGGAGAACACATACTTGCAGTTGTAGGATAGAAGTATTTCGGTTTTATTACTCATCTTGAAATTTTTAAAAATGGCAGTCAGTGTCTCTGTCAGATCTTCCACTTTATTTCCATACGTGCCTCCGCATGTTCTCTCGTTGACTAGCTCAGGGTCCAGGAAAGACATGAGCGCACTTTGTTTTGAAGCAATATTTTGCTACGCACCTGTATAATTCATGGGTAATGTGTAGTCGTTAACTATTTGTGtgtcgagagagtagttaattataatatcgtgcgagtagggtacttacatagtaaacaacgtcaacatttgtgtatcgagatcgTGTCTCTGGAAtagctgaaacaagtgatctCAACCGACAAAGTGCTTCTCTTTATTAGGATAATAGAAAACATGCGACGGACGGATAATATATTCGAAACCCGTCTGTCCTGTCTCAAGTGCTTGGGCCATATAATAATCATGCAAGTcatgcatatatgttgtcaaatttttatactcctcaTCCACCAAGAAATTGCCTCTTTAAAACTGCATTATCAGTCTTGCTGTCTCATATGCTAgtgaatcataatagatgttcgtggcATCATCCCTGCTTAATCCGGAGTTATCTTCAACAATCTTGTTTATCTTCCTTTGATCTTCATGGTGTATTTGTTT belongs to Miscanthus floridulus cultivar M001 chromosome 4, ASM1932011v1, whole genome shotgun sequence and includes:
- the LOC136551432 gene encoding large ribosomal subunit protein eL42-like; protein product: MVNVPKTKKTYCKNKECRKHTLHKVTQYKKGKDSLSAQGKRRYDRKQSGYGGQTKPVFHKKAKTTKKIVLKLQCQSCKHYSQHAIKRCKHFEIGGDKKGKGTSLF